A single Cryomorphaceae bacterium DNA region contains:
- a CDS encoding RNA methyltransferase has product MLTRAQKKYIRSLQQKKFRNQFGRFVAEGPKVVEELRESALQIEDVFGLEEYSGKGHTLVSGKDLEMISGLKTPNEVLAVAHIPEAPEVRWEAPLILALDGVRDPGNLGTILRLGEWFGLRQIILSTDCAEPWNPKVVQSAMGSLFRLGVVQTELGDLLGEGRSRGFQVLGADMHGTSIHALEKPEKMILVMGSESWGLRPDVKAQLSQTITIPKNGHAPIDSLNVATATGILLSHLSV; this is encoded by the coding sequence ATGCTCACTCGGGCCCAAAAGAAATACATCCGTTCCCTTCAGCAAAAGAAATTCCGAAATCAATTCGGACGCTTTGTCGCGGAGGGGCCCAAAGTAGTCGAAGAACTGCGCGAATCAGCTCTTCAGATTGAGGACGTCTTTGGCCTTGAAGAATATAGCGGGAAAGGACATACCCTAGTCTCAGGTAAAGACTTGGAGATGATCAGCGGACTCAAAACGCCAAACGAAGTACTCGCCGTAGCCCATATTCCCGAGGCCCCTGAAGTGCGTTGGGAAGCCCCCTTGATTCTAGCCCTTGACGGTGTTCGGGACCCCGGAAACCTGGGTACCATCTTGCGCTTGGGAGAGTGGTTTGGCCTTCGGCAAATCATCTTGAGCACGGACTGCGCTGAACCGTGGAATCCAAAGGTGGTCCAAAGCGCTATGGGCAGTTTGTTCCGACTCGGCGTCGTGCAAACTGAACTCGGAGACCTACTCGGGGAAGGCCGCAGCCGCGGATTCCAAGTACTCGGAGCGGACATGCATGGCACCTCTATTCACGCGCTTGAAAAACCGGAAAAGATGATCTTGGTGATGGGTTCGGAAAGTTGGGGCCTACGGCCCGATGTCAAAGCACAGCTTTCCCAAACCATTACCATTCCTAAAAACGGCCATGCACCTATCGACAGCCTAAACGTCGCTACAGCCACCGGAATCTTGCTTTCACACTTGAGTGTTTAA
- a CDS encoding DMT family transporter yields MLISTFAFSLMQLCVKFLPHLPATELVLFRSIISLTLSLVYLRRIGVSPWGNNKKWLVLRGLFGITALSMFFYTLQNMPLASAVTLQYLSPLFTAIFAIFILKEPMSKMQWLFFGLAIAGVVVLKGFDPRIDVLYLGLGLASAFFAGLAYNAIRKVRATDHPVVVVFYFPLIATPIMAVVSLFNWVTPSGWDWLILLGMGVFTQIGQVNMTKALQADAANQVTSLKYLGAVYALLYGFFIFDETYTWGSILGIVLILSGVLMNVLTKKKV; encoded by the coding sequence ATGCTCATCAGCACCTTTGCCTTTTCGCTGATGCAGCTTTGCGTAAAGTTTTTACCACACCTTCCCGCTACGGAATTGGTCCTTTTTCGCAGTATTATTTCTTTAACACTCAGCTTGGTATACCTCCGTCGCATCGGAGTCTCGCCTTGGGGAAACAACAAGAAGTGGCTTGTTCTTCGCGGACTATTTGGCATTACGGCCTTGAGTATGTTTTTCTACACGCTCCAGAATATGCCCTTGGCTTCGGCGGTCACCCTTCAATACCTTTCTCCCCTCTTCACGGCCATCTTCGCCATCTTTATTCTCAAGGAACCCATGTCCAAGATGCAGTGGTTGTTCTTTGGACTCGCCATTGCCGGAGTCGTGGTCCTGAAAGGCTTTGACCCACGGATCGACGTCCTTTACCTCGGTCTTGGATTGGCGAGCGCTTTCTTCGCTGGCTTGGCCTACAATGCCATTCGCAAAGTGCGTGCGACGGACCACCCCGTGGTCGTGGTCTTTTACTTTCCCTTGATCGCTACCCCAATTATGGCAGTGGTCAGCCTTTTTAACTGGGTGACGCCATCCGGATGGGATTGGCTCATTTTACTGGGCATGGGTGTTTTTACCCAAATCGGTCAGGTGAATATGACCAAGGCCCTACAGGCCGATGCCGCCAACCAAGTCACTTCGCTCAAATACCTTGGGGCGGTCTACGCCTTGCTCTACGGCTTCTTCATTTTCGATGAAACCTATACCTGGGGATCGATTCTCGGGATCGTTTTGATCCTTTCCGGGGTCTTGATGAATGTCTTGACGAAAAAGAAAGTTTAG
- a CDS encoding PorT family protein, protein MMQHRRHIVLILVFCLTAGWASAQKRYNYETRQSRSPKYDFKTIHFGFELGINYYDFHVTPSETLQNIQDNQNTLYSVDCIATPGFTLLLISDLRLTSFLNLRFTPGISYTQRDMVFDVYNDQLGDFFVAKRQVESTFIEFPLYLKLRGKRVGNARPFLMGGAKYMIDMASQELVEDPRLFRIKRFDFAYEFGFGIDIYFDFFKFSPQIKASTGMRNMVVPDDTIFTEGVVDLTTRCVLISFQFE, encoded by the coding sequence ATGATGCAACATCGCCGACATATCGTTCTCATATTGGTTTTCTGCCTCACGGCAGGATGGGCCAGTGCGCAGAAGCGCTACAACTACGAGACTCGTCAGTCGCGCTCTCCGAAGTACGATTTTAAGACCATTCACTTCGGCTTCGAACTGGGCATCAACTACTACGACTTTCACGTCACCCCATCCGAAACCCTTCAGAACATTCAGGACAATCAGAACACGCTCTACAGCGTGGATTGCATTGCCACTCCTGGGTTTACGCTATTGTTGATTTCAGACTTGCGTTTGACGAGCTTTCTGAATCTGCGCTTTACCCCGGGAATCAGCTATACGCAACGGGATATGGTCTTTGATGTGTACAACGACCAGTTGGGTGACTTCTTCGTCGCGAAAAGACAAGTGGAGTCTACGTTTATTGAATTCCCGCTCTACCTCAAACTTCGCGGAAAGCGCGTTGGAAATGCGCGACCCTTTCTCATGGGTGGTGCCAAGTACATGATTGACATGGCCAGTCAAGAACTTGTGGAGGACCCTCGGTTGTTCCGAATCAAGCGCTTTGACTTCGCCTACGAGTTTGGTTTTGGTATCGATATCTACTTCGATTTCTTTAAATTCAGTCCACAGATCAAGGCTTCGACCGGTATGCGCAATATGGTCGTTCCCGATGACACGATCTTCACCGAAGGTGTGGTTGACTTGACCACCCGATGTGTTCTGATTAGTTTTCAATTCGAATAA
- the ubiE gene encoding bifunctional demethylmenaquinone methyltransferase/2-methoxy-6-polyprenyl-1,4-benzoquinol methylase UbiE, with protein MEKLEQVTPYGSSEKSKKEQVAEMFNNISKRYDFLNHFLSLGIDKGWRKNVVKLAKAEKPERILDLATGTADQAIALRVTQPKEIIGVDISEGMLEQGRVKVSKQGLDDLITLSLGDSEDLPFPDDHFDVLTVSFGVRNYENLKKGLSEMLRVIRPGGKVIILEFSQPEKFPMKQLFGFYSKRVLPTVGRLVSKDPRAYTYLPDSVDAFPYGTAFTDVLEELGYRETTIAPQTFGIASIYTGTK; from the coding sequence ATGGAAAAGCTCGAACAAGTCACCCCATACGGTTCCTCCGAAAAGTCGAAAAAGGAGCAAGTCGCTGAAATGTTCAACAACATCTCCAAGCGATATGACTTCCTCAATCACTTCCTCTCTCTTGGTATTGACAAGGGATGGAGAAAGAACGTGGTCAAATTGGCCAAAGCTGAAAAGCCAGAGCGCATTCTGGATTTGGCTACGGGAACAGCGGATCAAGCCATTGCACTTCGGGTAACTCAGCCTAAAGAAATTATCGGCGTCGATATTTCAGAAGGTATGTTGGAGCAGGGACGCGTTAAGGTGAGTAAGCAGGGCTTGGATGACCTCATCACCTTGAGCCTTGGAGATTCGGAAGACCTTCCATTTCCTGACGATCACTTCGATGTATTGACCGTGAGCTTTGGCGTGCGGAATTACGAGAACCTCAAGAAGGGTTTGAGCGAGATGCTTCGCGTCATTCGCCCCGGCGGAAAAGTGATCATCTTGGAATTCAGTCAGCCCGAGAAGTTCCCGATGAAACAGCTCTTCGGTTTTTACAGCAAGCGCGTTTTGCCAACCGTGGGTCGATTGGTTAGTAAGGATCCTCGCGCCTACACCTACTTGCCAGATTCTGTGGATGCCTTTCCATACGGAACGGCCTTTACGGACGTTTTGGAAGAACTTGGATACCGCGAAACGACGATAGCACCGCAGACCTTCGGGATTGCCAGTATTTACACGGGAACAAAATAA
- a CDS encoding DUF2846 domain-containing protein, with the protein MKRLILLLAIGSMAFASSCTHTSKAGEEATVAARDFSPVDGKAVVYLYRPGKFVAGGVMTPIKVNGLDAGGTGPGTFFRWELPPGVYTFSAQNSASTQMVQVDAKAGEVYYIKEQEHIGVASRDTRISMKETTAKEAQPVIKKGKLLLSNYTP; encoded by the coding sequence ATGAAAAGACTCATCCTATTGTTGGCGATAGGCAGTATGGCTTTCGCTTCGAGTTGCACTCATACAAGTAAGGCCGGCGAAGAGGCCACTGTTGCGGCGCGCGATTTTTCACCTGTTGATGGAAAAGCCGTTGTCTACCTATACCGTCCTGGGAAATTTGTCGCTGGTGGTGTCATGACGCCGATTAAAGTCAATGGCTTGGATGCGGGGGGAACTGGTCCCGGGACTTTTTTCCGCTGGGAATTACCTCCAGGAGTTTACACCTTCTCAGCGCAAAATTCGGCCAGTACTCAGATGGTTCAAGTAGATGCCAAAGCGGGCGAAGTTTATTACATCAAGGAACAAGAGCACATTGGTGTAGCCTCTAGAGATACGCGCATATCAATGAAAGAAACTACAGCGAAAGAAGCTCAACCTGTCATCAAGAAAGGCAAACTCCTTTTGAGTAATTACACGCCTTAA
- a CDS encoding amino acid permease — protein MPQSLRTSGQLGTLPVFLTAISTILGAILFLRFGYAVGNTGFLGTIAIIIIGHIVTLPTALAVAEIATNIKVEGGGAYYIISRSFGLNIGAAIGIALFLSQAISVAFYVIAFVESLAPLAVYMEGEYGLTWWVELLYNKKALGFGSMGLLSILMLTKGANIGIKALYVVVVVLFSSLVLFFAGGTDMPFSEVNFVATVEDPEPFFYVFTIIFPAFTGIAAGLGLSGDLKDPKKSIPQGTLWATVAGILIYIAVAFKLIISVPLEDLASNQLIMSEIAIWGPIIPIGLACAAISSALGSVMVAPRTLQALGLDGIFPGNVLNRWTARGKKEDNEPINGSIVTCLIAFIFVSAGDINFVAEVISMFFMVTYGAICTISFLEHFSADPSYRPTFRSHWSLSLIGAVMSLWLMFKMNAPYAFLSLALMGVIYLYISKYNSSRGGLVKLFRGVIFQLSRWLQVYVQKKDYNNPDAYWRPFAVTISDHTFERRDAFDLLRWWSLKYGFGTYIHYVKGYLSGETHLETQEVMRRLLNLAEGNQSRVVMDTIVSPSYTSALAQVIQLNGISGKGHNLILFEYPRNDEEQVGQIVNNYGMLKATEFDVAILSTNYRGFGRRKKIHLWVGFRDYDNATLMILLAFVTLGHPDWKGGEIEIFTLYEPGKRNETAERLQENIREGKLPVSPTNVRLIEKGDDRPIKAFINEYSSGADLTMIGYQSRQLMKLGAQVFDGYDDLGNILFVNSLLEKDLE, from the coding sequence TGCCTCAAAGCTTACGTACTTCTGGACAATTAGGGACACTGCCCGTTTTCTTGACGGCCATCTCGACCATCTTAGGAGCTATCTTGTTTCTGCGCTTTGGTTACGCAGTGGGAAACACGGGATTCCTAGGAACCATTGCCATCATCATTATTGGTCATATAGTCACTTTGCCAACAGCCTTAGCCGTGGCGGAGATCGCGACGAATATCAAAGTGGAAGGCGGTGGGGCCTATTACATCATTAGCCGAAGCTTTGGACTTAACATTGGTGCGGCCATCGGGATAGCGCTGTTCTTAAGTCAGGCCATCAGTGTGGCCTTCTACGTGATCGCCTTTGTCGAATCCTTGGCACCCTTGGCCGTCTATATGGAGGGCGAGTACGGGCTTACTTGGTGGGTAGAGCTGCTCTACAACAAAAAGGCACTTGGCTTCGGCAGTATGGGGCTACTGAGCATATTGATGCTGACCAAAGGGGCGAACATCGGAATCAAAGCGCTTTATGTGGTTGTCGTCGTTCTTTTCTCCTCCTTGGTCCTCTTTTTTGCCGGTGGAACGGACATGCCGTTTAGCGAGGTCAACTTCGTGGCCACGGTTGAGGATCCAGAACCCTTCTTTTATGTCTTTACCATCATCTTCCCTGCATTTACGGGGATTGCCGCGGGACTTGGCTTATCAGGAGATCTAAAAGACCCCAAAAAGTCGATTCCTCAAGGTACTCTTTGGGCCACCGTTGCCGGAATCCTGATTTACATCGCGGTCGCCTTTAAACTGATTATTTCCGTACCTCTCGAGGACCTGGCGAGCAATCAGCTCATCATGTCCGAGATTGCCATTTGGGGGCCCATCATCCCCATTGGTCTGGCTTGTGCCGCAATTTCCTCTGCTCTAGGTTCGGTCATGGTTGCCCCACGCACCCTTCAAGCCCTGGGGCTCGATGGCATCTTCCCCGGAAACGTCTTGAACCGCTGGACGGCTCGAGGAAAAAAGGAAGACAACGAACCTATAAACGGAAGCATCGTCACCTGTCTGATCGCCTTCATTTTTGTGAGTGCAGGGGACATCAATTTCGTGGCGGAGGTTATCTCCATGTTCTTCATGGTGACCTACGGAGCCATCTGTACGATATCCTTCTTGGAGCATTTTTCTGCGGATCCGAGCTATCGACCAACTTTTAGAAGCCACTGGAGCCTTAGCCTGATTGGAGCCGTGATGAGCCTTTGGTTGATGTTCAAAATGAACGCTCCGTACGCTTTCTTATCTCTGGCGCTCATGGGTGTGATTTACCTCTACATCAGTAAGTACAACAGCTCCAGAGGTGGTCTAGTGAAACTCTTTAGAGGAGTCATTTTCCAATTGAGCCGATGGCTTCAAGTCTACGTTCAAAAGAAGGACTACAACAACCCAGATGCCTACTGGCGCCCCTTCGCGGTCACCATTTCGGACCATACTTTTGAGCGCCGGGATGCCTTTGATCTGTTGCGCTGGTGGTCACTGAAGTACGGTTTCGGTACCTACATCCACTATGTAAAAGGATACTTGAGCGGTGAGACTCATCTCGAAACCCAAGAAGTCATGCGGCGCCTTTTGAACTTGGCCGAAGGCAATCAAAGCCGTGTGGTCATGGACACGATTGTTAGTCCTAGTTACACAAGCGCCTTAGCTCAAGTGATTCAGCTCAACGGGATTAGCGGAAAGGGACACAACCTCATCCTCTTTGAATATCCACGGAACGATGAAGAGCAAGTCGGCCAGATCGTCAACAACTACGGAATGCTGAAAGCCACCGAGTTTGACGTGGCCATTCTTAGTACGAACTACAGAGGGTTCGGACGTCGCAAAAAGATTCACCTGTGGGTCGGGTTCAGGGACTATGACAACGCTACGTTGATGATTCTCTTGGCCTTTGTCACCTTGGGTCACCCCGATTGGAAAGGTGGAGAAATCGAAATCTTTACGCTCTACGAACCCGGAAAGAGAAACGAGACGGCGGAGCGACTTCAAGAAAATATCCGCGAAGGAAAGCTCCCTGTATCACCGACGAACGTACGCTTGATTGAGAAAGGCGATGATCGTCCAATCAAAGCTTTCATCAATGAGTACAGCTCTGGAGCCGATTTGACTATGATTGGCTATCAGAGTCGCCAGTTAATGAAGCTTGGTGCGCAGGTCTTTGACGGCTACGATGATCTCGGAAACATTCTGTTTGTGAACAGTTTGCTGGAGAAAGACCTTGAATAG